Below is a window of Lacibacter sp. H407 DNA.
GCCTTCAAGTTATATGTTAGCAACTCCAACTGCTAAAGCACAGGGAAATGAAGGTAGTTGTGTTGCTTTTGCAACAGCTTACGCCGCCCGTTCAATAGAACAGTATTACCGTACCGGAGCAACAGGCTTTGATAATTCTACAAATGTTTTTAGTCCTGAGTATGTGTACAATCAAACAAAAATTGCTTCTGATTGTGGTTCAGGCACTGCCATTACATTAACACTTGATTTGATGAAAAATAAAGGTGTTGCGCCTTGGGCAACGATGCCTTACAGTGATATAAATGGTTGCTCTCTGCTTCCAACTTCTGCAATTGATGCTGCAGCAGCAGCTTATAAAATTGGAGGCTACTCTAAATTGCTTAACACCGATAAGAATGCGATCAAAACAATGCTTGTTGCCAAACATCCGGTGATCATTTCTGTAACACTCGATGATAAAATTTCAAATGCAGGTCCCGGATTTATCTGGAACTCTGCCGGCTTCGGAAACATTGGCCATGGTATGATCATTTGTGGGTATGATGATTCTAAAAATGCATATAAAGTAATGAACTCATGGGGTACAAATTGGGGCGATGCCGGTTTTACCTGGATCGACTATGATTTCTTTCCAACCAGAGCAGGGTACTATGTGTATGTGATGAATTACTAAAACTTTCATTCTACCTTATGTAGAATAAAAATGATGAGGTAAAGACAGAACTACCCAAAGAAGTTAAATAAATAAAACGGGATCGTATGATCCCGTTTTATTTTCCAGTTTGTTTTAAAGAGCACCAACAGAGCAAATTTCATTATT
It encodes the following:
- a CDS encoding Ig-like domain-containing protein, whose protein sequence is MKNLIRPVSMSALVVVTFLAACKKEVSNQSNENQAESAQVRLSGAIEDPQAVVIKTPFIVSSNLSKTAGKVSSYSIAPLFKGRPTKADITPPAAKITSPGNSATASGTITIATEATDNIGIASVKLMVDGVAKDSLKAAPYNFSWNASSVADGTHTLTAVARDAAGNTGSYTITVAVNTTITVLPPTTTLPSSYMLATPTAKAQGNEGSCVAFATAYAARSIEQYYRTGATGFDNSTNVFSPEYVYNQTKIASDCGSGTAITLTLDLMKNKGVAPWATMPYSDINGCSLLPTSAIDAAAAAYKIGGYSKLLNTDKNAIKTMLVAKHPVIISVTLDDKISNAGPGFIWNSAGFGNIGHGMIICGYDDSKNAYKVMNSWGTNWGDAGFTWIDYDFFPTRAGYYVYVMNY